The Syntrophorhabdaceae bacterium genome contains a region encoding:
- a CDS encoding lactate racemase domain-containing protein, giving the protein MSTYSLKYGKGTVPFRPPENWQTTVIHHKEPRPVPLEDALLNSLENPIGERPFADWIGRFKNILIVVPDVTRYAGMERVLPVLLERFPKGIDA; this is encoded by the coding sequence ATGTCCACATACAGTCTGAAATACGGAAAGGGCACGGTACCCTTCCGGCCTCCTGAAAACTGGCAGACAACGGTTATACATCACAAGGAGCCTCGGCCGGTGCCCCTTGAAGATGCCCTGCTGAATTCTCTTGAAAACCCCATCGGCGAGAGACCCTTTGCGGACTGGATCGGCCGGTTTAAAAACATTCTTATCGTTGTCCCCGATGTAACCCGATATGCGGGGATGGAACGGGTGCTGCCGGTGCTTCTTGAACGGTTCCCGAAAGGCATCGACGCGCA